A part of Melittangium boletus DSM 14713 genomic DNA contains:
- a CDS encoding AAA family ATPase encodes MQGCYATRPMMSSSPVPRSSVSASAASERALMSRLVEHLERVIRGKREALELVVCAVAAGGHVLLEDVPGTGKTTLAKVLASGIGGAFKRVQFTPDLLPTDIIGSSIFLPQEALFRFRPGPLFANVLIADEINRASPRTQSALLEALSEGQVTVDGQTHVLAPPFLCLATQNPVEFHGTYPLPEASLDRFAVQLSLGYLPEDEERALLMTRSGPPPLEDLRPVCSLEEVVRLQERVQEVRLEESVADYLLRLVQATRGHPSLRLGVSTRGALLFGRMVRARALMQGRDYVLPEDLKALAVPVLAHRLVLDTRARYAGSDKRVLLGELVGTVPVPR; translated from the coding sequence ATGCAAGGCTGCTACGCTACCCGGCCGATGATGTCCTCCTCTCCCGTTCCGCGCTCCTCCGTCTCCGCGTCGGCGGCCTCCGAGCGCGCGTTGATGTCCCGGCTGGTCGAACACCTGGAGCGTGTCATCCGGGGCAAGCGCGAGGCGTTGGAGCTGGTGGTCTGCGCCGTGGCGGCCGGTGGCCACGTGCTCCTCGAGGACGTGCCGGGCACGGGCAAGACGACGCTCGCCAAGGTGCTCGCCTCGGGCATTGGCGGGGCCTTCAAGCGGGTGCAGTTCACCCCGGACCTGTTGCCCACGGACATCATCGGCTCGTCCATCTTCCTGCCGCAGGAGGCCCTGTTCCGCTTCCGGCCGGGGCCGCTGTTCGCCAACGTGCTCATCGCGGACGAGATCAACCGGGCCTCGCCACGCACGCAGTCCGCGCTCCTGGAAGCCCTCAGCGAGGGGCAGGTGACGGTGGACGGGCAGACGCACGTGCTCGCGCCGCCCTTCCTGTGTCTGGCCACGCAGAACCCGGTGGAGTTCCACGGCACCTACCCGCTGCCCGAGGCCTCGTTGGATCGCTTCGCCGTGCAGCTCTCGCTCGGCTACCTGCCCGAGGACGAGGAGCGCGCGCTGCTCATGACGCGCTCGGGGCCTCCGCCGCTGGAGGACCTGCGGCCGGTGTGCTCGCTGGAGGAAGTGGTGAGGTTGCAGGAGCGGGTGCAGGAGGTCCGGCTGGAGGAGTCGGTGGCGGACTACCTGCTGCGGCTCGTGCAGGCGACGCGTGGGCACCCGAGCCTGCGCCTGGGGGTGTCCACGCGAGGGGCGCTCCTGTTCGGGCGCATGGTGCGGGCACGGGCGCTGATGCAGGGCCGCGACTACGTGCTGCCCGAGGACTTGAAGGCGCTCGCGGTGCCAGTCCTGGCCCATCGCCTGGTGCTCGATACGCGGGCGCGCTATGCGGGCTCGGACAAGCGGGTGCTCCTGGGGGAACTGGTCGGCACGGTGCCGGTGCCACGGTAG
- a CDS encoding PIN domain-containing protein: MPFIVVYDACVLHPAPLRDLLVRLGHTGLCQVKWSRRILDECFHGILRHRPDLTSEQLASSRKRLEEAIFDVEVTGYEEFIEGITGLPDPSDRHVVAAAVRCGAQVIVTSNLKDFPKRVLARYGMEAQSPDDFVLDLIDLNEGAVLQVIRAQAAVLKNPPKRPSNVLDSLHHNGLVRSVARLRELLDG; the protein is encoded by the coding sequence GTGCCATTCATCGTGGTCTACGACGCATGCGTCCTGCATCCCGCGCCCCTCCGGGATCTCCTCGTCAGGCTGGGACACACCGGCCTCTGCCAGGTGAAGTGGAGCCGTCGAATCCTGGACGAGTGCTTCCACGGCATCTTGAGACATCGGCCCGACCTGACGTCCGAACAGCTCGCGAGCAGCCGGAAACGACTGGAGGAGGCCATTTTCGACGTCGAGGTAACCGGCTACGAGGAGTTCATCGAGGGAATCACCGGCCTGCCGGACCCGAGCGATCGTCACGTGGTCGCCGCCGCCGTGCGCTGTGGCGCCCAGGTCATCGTCACGAGCAACCTCAAGGATTTTCCCAAGCGGGTCCTCGCGCGCTACGGCATGGAGGCGCAATCCCCGGATGACTTCGTCCTCGACCTCATCGATTTGAACGAGGGTGCCGTCCTCCAGGTCATCCGCGCTCAGGCGGCGGTCCTGAAGAATCCACCGAAGCGTCCCTCCAATGTCCTGGACAGCCTGCACCACAATGGACTGGTCCGCTCGGTCGCCCGGCTCCGGGAACTCCTCGACGGCTGA
- a CDS encoding DUF2381 family protein has product MATTLVFNAAIDRVSVNMEGRATRFQLLVDVGERTLYLEPLVAPGDGERRGPQVRYKDGASPAYASFALVSAPHDGSSPAHYRSASARPP; this is encoded by the coding sequence ATCGCGACCACGCTCGTCTTCAACGCCGCCATCGACAGGGTCTCGGTGAATATGGAGGGACGGGCAACGCGCTTCCAGCTGCTGGTGGACGTCGGCGAGCGCACGCTCTACCTCGAGCCGCTCGTAGCTCCAGGGGACGGGGAGCGGCGGGGCCCGCAGGTGCGCTACAAGGACGGCGCTTCTCCAGCGTACGCCAGCTTCGCGCTCGTCTCCGCCCCACACGACGGTAGCTCTCCCGCACATTACCGCTCTGCATCCGCACGCCCCCCTTGA
- a CDS encoding helix-turn-helix domain-containing protein: MGTELNLNDMAPPSGAEAEKAAEAARMLAPLLKGSKRRSPDVLLRSAVSDAQETISIPRGAFALFVQILEQMAQGNAVTLVPVHAELTTQEAAHLLNVSRPFLIGLLDQGKIPFHKTGTHRRIRFEHLLAFKREQERRQEEALSELAAEAQKLDLGY; this comes from the coding sequence ATGGGAACCGAATTGAATCTGAATGACATGGCGCCCCCGAGTGGGGCCGAGGCCGAGAAGGCCGCCGAAGCGGCCCGGATGTTGGCGCCGCTGCTCAAGGGCTCCAAGCGCCGCTCTCCTGACGTCCTGCTGCGGTCGGCGGTCTCCGACGCACAGGAGACCATCTCCATTCCCCGGGGCGCGTTCGCGCTGTTCGTCCAGATCCTGGAGCAGATGGCCCAGGGCAACGCGGTGACGCTCGTGCCCGTCCATGCCGAGCTGACCACCCAGGAGGCCGCCCACCTGCTCAACGTGTCCCGGCCCTTCCTCATCGGCTTGCTGGACCAGGGGAAGATTCCCTTCCACAAGACGGGCACCCACCGCCGCATCCGCTTCGAGCACCTGCTCGCCTTCAAGCGCGAGCAGGAGCGCCGCCAGGAAGAAGCGTTGAGTGAACTGGCCGCCGAGGCCCAGAAGCTCGATCTCGGCTACTAA
- a CDS encoding DUF58 domain-containing protein — translation MAPPRRWSFFMPAEEHGFIRVLADRYHGWFTPVGRVVMWTALATGFLLLGGLVTPLILFFSFAFIALAAAVLVGLPFRPRVSLTRLLPPPVSAGDMLSYRVRVLNTGRRPVRHLVVEERGLPAELRRVDEPPVIDVLAPGESTEVTLRLKCTTRGVYVLGGLQAASVFPAGLVKSARRSGSQDRLLVYPRFTPLDALDVPHGRNHQPGGIAVASQVGESTEFSGTRDWHEGDRTRDIHWPSFARTGRLVVKEYQEEFFVRLALVLDVQSRSRREDELLERALSLAAGLADVLARQEYLLDVFAAGSRVFHFQAGRALAHVEHILEILAAIESGERLDVDALEAVLLPEASRLSAVLFVVMDWEPRRAALVARLEERGVAVRVFAVRSDGPPEELAPEARRVAP, via the coding sequence ATGGCCCCCCCGCGCCGCTGGTCGTTCTTCATGCCGGCCGAGGAGCACGGCTTCATCCGTGTCCTCGCCGACCGCTACCACGGGTGGTTCACCCCCGTGGGCCGCGTGGTGATGTGGACGGCGCTCGCCACGGGCTTCCTGCTGCTGGGGGGGCTCGTCACCCCGCTCATCCTCTTCTTCTCCTTCGCCTTCATCGCGCTCGCCGCCGCCGTCCTGGTGGGACTGCCCTTCCGGCCGCGCGTGTCGCTCACCCGCCTGTTGCCTCCACCCGTGTCCGCCGGGGACATGCTCAGCTACCGCGTGCGCGTGCTCAACACGGGCCGCCGTCCCGTGCGCCACCTCGTGGTGGAGGAGCGAGGCCTGCCCGCCGAGCTGCGGCGCGTGGACGAGCCGCCCGTCATCGACGTGCTCGCCCCCGGGGAGTCCACCGAGGTGACGCTGCGCCTCAAGTGCACCACCCGGGGCGTCTACGTGCTCGGGGGGCTCCAGGCGGCGAGCGTCTTTCCCGCGGGGTTGGTGAAGAGCGCCCGGCGCTCGGGCTCCCAGGATCGGCTGCTCGTCTATCCGCGCTTCACGCCGCTCGACGCGCTCGACGTGCCCCATGGGCGCAACCACCAGCCGGGCGGCATCGCCGTGGCCAGCCAGGTGGGCGAGTCCACCGAGTTCTCCGGTACGCGCGACTGGCACGAGGGAGACCGGACGCGGGACATCCACTGGCCCTCGTTCGCGCGCACGGGCCGCCTGGTGGTGAAGGAGTACCAGGAGGAGTTCTTCGTGCGGCTGGCGCTGGTGCTGGACGTGCAGTCGCGCTCGCGGCGGGAGGACGAGCTGCTGGAGCGGGCGCTGTCGCTCGCGGCGGGGCTGGCGGACGTGCTGGCGCGCCAGGAGTACCTGCTCGACGTGTTCGCCGCGGGCTCGCGGGTGTTCCACTTCCAGGCGGGGCGGGCGCTCGCGCACGTGGAGCACATCCTGGAAATCCTCGCGGCGATCGAGTCCGGGGAGCGGTTGGATGTGGACGCGCTGGAGGCGGTGCTGCTGCCCGAGGCGAGCCGCCTGTCGGCGGTGCTCTTCGTGGTGATGGACTGGGAGCCGAGGCGCGCGGCGCTGGTGGCGCGGCTGGAGGAGCGGGGCGTGGCGGTGCGGGTGTTCGCGGTGCGCTCGGACGGGCCTCCCGAGGAGCTGGCCCCCGAGGCCCGGAGGGTGGCGCCATGA